The Impatiens glandulifera unplaced genomic scaffold, dImpGla2.1, whole genome shotgun sequence genome has a window encoding:
- the LOC124917395 gene encoding receptor protein kinase TMK1-like encodes MKIPTGIGFFLALISSILISVHSQTNPTDSDVMISLKKSLNPSPELGWSDPDPCNWKHISCSDDKRVTRIQIGHQNLQGTLSPNLSYLTRLERLELQWNNISGPLPTLRNFTSLQVIMLSNNQFTSIPSDFFSGMTSLQSVEIDNNPFSSWELPESLRDASTLQNFSANNANITGNLPDFFGPDEFPGLVNLHLAFNSLDGGLPSSFSGSQIESIWVNGQKSDSKLTGDIDVIQNMTFLKEAWFHSNGFSGPLPDFSGLMNLESLSLRDNHFTGPIPLSLMNLTSLKIVNLTNNLFQGPTPKFANSVSLDLSDDTNSFCLPEPIDCDPRVNTLLSIAKSTGYPERLAENWKGNDPCLNWFGITCNNGNITIVNFEKMGLNGSISPDFASLKSLQRLVLADNNFTGTIPQELSALPSLAEIDVSNNRLHGKIPSFRSNVIVNTNGNPDIGKPDDNSATPGSSSNDNNGSKKGPGSRNGSEQSKNWIGIVVLSILGAIILTLFVGLTVFCFYKRKQKRFGQVQSPNAMVIHPRFSGSDNDSVKITVAGSSVSVGAMSETHAFPGSESGDNIQMGESTGNMVISIQVLKNVTNNFSKENILGQGGFGTVYKGELHDGTKIAVKRMESGVITGKGLSEFKSEIAVLTKVRHRNLVALLGYCLDGNEKLLVYEYMPQGTLSRHLFSWAVEGIKPLEWTRRLTIALDVARGVEYLHNLAHQSFIHRDLKPSNILLGDDMRAKVGDFGLVRLAPEGKGSIETRIAGTFGYLAPEYAVTGRVTTKVDVFSFGVILMELITGRKALDESQPEESMHLVTWFRRIHLNKDGFRKAIDPSIDATEDEVFASISTVAELAGHCSAREPYQRPDMGHAVNVLSSLVEIWKPSDQNSDDIYGIDFDMSLPQALKKWQAFEGRSQMESTSSSSFLPSMDNTQTSIPTRPYGFAESFNSLDGR; translated from the exons ATGAAAATTCCAACGGGGATAGGGTTCTTTCTTGCCTTAATTTCTTCAATCCTCATCTCGGTTCATTCTCAGACTAACCCAACAGATTCCGATGTGATGATATCTTTAAAGAAGAGCTTAAACCCGTCTCCGGAACTTGGTTGGTCCGACCCAGATCCTTGCAACTGGAAACATATTAGCTGCTCTGATGATAAACGGGTCACCCGTATTCAAATCGGGCATCAGAATCTTCAAGGTACTCTCTCCCCTAATCTCTCTTATCTAACTCGACTTGAGAGATTAGAGCTTCAATGGAACAACATTTCAGGGCCATTACCCACTTTGAGAAACTTTACTTCATTACAAGTTATAATGCTTAGTAATAACCAGTTTACTTCAATTCCTTCTGATTTCTTCTCCGGCATGACGTCACTAcaatctgttgagattgataaTAACCCGTTTTCTTCTTGGGAGTTACCCGAAAGTCTCCGTGATGCCTCGACGTTGCAGAATTTCTCGGCGAATAATGCCAACATCACTGGAAATTTACCCGATTTCTTTGGTCCGGATGAGTTTCCGGGTCTTGTGAATCTGCATTTGGCTTTCAATTCATTGGATGGAGGATTACCATCTAGCTTTTCCGGTTCACAAATTGAATCCATTTGGGTGAACGGGCAAAAGAGTGATAGTAAGCTCACCGGAGATATAGATGTTATTCAGAACATGACGTTTCTAAAAGAAGCTTGGTTTCACTCAAACGGGTTTTCGGGTCCATTGCCTGATTTCTCGGGTTTGATGAATTTGGAGAGTTTAAGCCTTAGGGATAATCACTTCACCGGTCCTATTCCTCTGTCTTTGATGAATCTCACTTCCTTAAAGATTGTCAATTTGACTAATAACTTGTTTCAAGGACCAACTCCTAAGTTTGCGAATTCGGTTTCTCTCGATTTATCCGACGATACCAACAGCTTTTGCCTGCCCGAACCGATTGACTGCGACCCGCGTGTGAACACATTGCTATCCATCGCCAAATCCACGGGTTATCCAGAAAGATTAGCCGAGAATTGGAAGGGAAATGACCCTTGTTTGAATTGGTTCGGAATAACTTGTAACAACGGGAATATTACTATAGTAAATTTCGAAAAAATGGGTCTAAACGGGTCAATTTCGCCCGATTTCGCCTCGCTCAAGTCCCTTCAAAGGCTAGTTCTTGCCGATAACAATTTCACGGGCACCATCCCGCAAGAGCTCTCTGCATTGCCATCCCTAGCCGAAATCGACGTATCGAACAATCGCCTTCATGGGAAAATCCCATCTTTTCGGAGCAATGTGATCGTGAACACAAATGGTAATCCCGATATCGGAAAGCCAGATGATAATTCCGCCACACCCGGATCTTCGTCGAATGATAACAACGGGTCTAAAAAAGGACCCGGGTCGAGAAACGGGTCAGAACAGTCCAAGAATTGGATTGGAATCGTCGTGCTCTCGATTCTCGGTGCTATCATCTTGACATTATTCGTGGGTTTAACTGTTTTTTGTTTCTACAAGAGAAAACAAAAGCGGTTCGGCCAAGTTCAGAGCCCAAACGCGATGGTAATCCACCCCCGCTTCTCGGGATCAGACAACGACAGCGTGAAGATAACCGTGGCGGGCTCGAGCGTGAGCGTGGGTGCGATGAGCGAAACGCACGCGTTTCCCGGGAGTGAAAGCGGGGACAACATTCAAATGGGGGAGAGCACGGGTAACATGGTAATTTCAATCCAAGTGTTGAAGAACGTTACTAACAACTTTAGCAAAGAAAACATATTGGGACAAGGCGGTTTCGGCACGGTTTACAAAGGGGAATTGCACGACGGGACAAAAATTGCGGTTAAGAGGATGGAATCGGGTGTTATTACGGGTAAAGGGTTGTCGGAGTTCAAGTCGGAGATCGCGGTTTTGACTAAGGTTAGACATAGGAACCTGGTGGCTCTCTTAGGTTATTGTTTGGATGGAAATGAGAAGTTGCTTGTGTATGAATACATGCCTCAAGGAACACTTAGCCGTCATTTGTTTAGTTGGGCGGTTGAAGGAATTAAACCGTTAGAATGGACAAGAAGATTGACTATAGCTTTGGATGTGGCTAGAGGAGTTGAATATCTTCATAATTTGGCTCATCAAAGCTTCATTCATAGAGATTTGAAGCCTTCCAATATTCTTCTTGGCGATGATATGAGGGCAAAGGTTGGGGATTTTGGTCTAGTTCGTCTCGCCCCCGAAGGGAAAGGTTCCATTGAAACTCGAATAGCCGGAACCTTCGGTTATCTTGCTCCCGAGTATGCAG TGACTGGCCGAGTTACAACTAAGGTCGACGTGTTCAGTTTTGGAGTAATCTTGATGGAGTTGATAACGGGAAGGAAAGCATTGGACGAGAGCCAACCGGAGGAGAGTATGCATCTAGTAACATGGTTCCGAAGAATCCATCTTAACAAGGATGGTTTTAGGAAAGCGATTGACCCTTCCATAGACGCGACCGAGGATGAAGTGTTTGCAAGTATAAGCACGGTGGCTGAGCTGGCGGGACATTGTTCCGCCAGGGAGCCATACCAGAGGCCCGACATGGGTCACGCGGTGAATGTACTTTCGTCGCTTGTGGAGATTTGGAAGCCGTCGGATCAGAACTCCGACGACATATACGGCATAGACTTCGACATGTCATTGCCGCAGGCTCTTAAGAAATGGCAAGCGTTTGAAGGGAGAAGTCAAATGGAATCGACTTCTTCTTCGTCATTTCTCCCTAGCATGGATAACACGCAAACGAGCATACCTACTCGACCGTATGGATTTGCAGAGTCGTTTAATTCGTTGGATGGGAGGTGA